A single genomic interval of uncultured Sphaerochaeta sp. harbors:
- the ispH gene encoding 4-hydroxy-3-methylbut-2-enyl diphosphate reductase: protein MKLILSRTMGYCKGVSRALDLATSALQDAKDAHKPVYSLGKLIHNDDTCAFFADQGMQVITGAEGHEPGLVVLRAHGVPDRVRFSFVKAGFDLVDATCPVVKHNLSRISAYAPTHTILIVGHPGHPETLAMRGVQLEGKVCDTILISGPDDVGTPEPGKSYVVFVQTTFDQGLWDTIQKTLREWEQYGCTMLFANEVCPSSINRRQATLELANACDAVVVIGGKESANTKALYQLVREKGKMAWHIENETEITDDMCSYDILGITAGASTPSLVIQRVIDKLQQE from the coding sequence ATGAAACTGATACTTTCCAGAACCATGGGATATTGCAAAGGGGTCTCCAGGGCCTTGGACCTTGCTACCTCTGCATTGCAGGATGCAAAAGATGCCCACAAGCCTGTATATTCCTTGGGTAAGCTTATTCATAACGATGACACGTGTGCCTTTTTCGCTGATCAGGGGATGCAGGTTATTACAGGAGCAGAGGGTCATGAGCCCGGATTGGTTGTACTGCGTGCACACGGTGTGCCTGATAGGGTGCGATTTTCTTTTGTGAAAGCCGGGTTTGACTTGGTTGATGCGACATGTCCGGTGGTAAAGCATAACCTTTCGAGGATTTCTGCATATGCACCTACACATACCATCTTGATTGTTGGGCACCCTGGTCATCCAGAGACGCTCGCCATGCGAGGGGTTCAGTTGGAAGGGAAGGTCTGCGATACCATTCTGATTTCTGGTCCTGATGATGTTGGTACCCCGGAACCAGGAAAATCCTATGTGGTGTTTGTACAGACAACGTTTGATCAGGGATTGTGGGATACCATTCAAAAAACCCTAAGGGAATGGGAGCAGTATGGGTGTACGATGCTCTTTGCCAATGAGGTCTGTCCCAGTTCCATCAATCGTCGGCAGGCTACCCTTGAGCTGGCTAATGCATGTGATGCAGTGGTGGTGATAGGTGGTAAGGAGAGTGCAAACACCAAGGCGCTCTACCAATTGGTACGAGAAAAGGGAAAGATGGCTTGGCATATAGAGAATGAAACAGAAATTACCGATGATATGTGCAGCTATGATATACTGGGTATAACAGCAGGGGCATCAACCCCCTCTCTGGTGATCCAACGCGTAATCGATAAGTTGCAACAGGAGTGA
- the secF gene encoding protein translocase subunit SecF, whose amino-acid sequence MLKKDIPVIKLRWYAWALAVVLLLAGGISFAVLGGFNLGVDFESGLSQRIQIAPIGLEVTYTGNKDAVLAVSGSGLNLEVRGDEGVSSTNFSASEYPTAQDLATVLGAVQNINVAVVNGSLETAQILSGYGFPATLSAEPTKLNFQTSGNTNIEDVRSALDSLGNVRVQTVGVDGSQTFQVRLGIKDGATQDSMETEVKNALNAAFGAGNVVVLQSDYIGPKFSATLLSSSILAIVVAMALILLYIWVRFRFAYAVSSLIALVHDILMMLTVITLFRFEFSGITVAALLTIIGYSLNNTIVIFDRIRENVALAPDASLSVNIDHSVTQSLSRTVMSAVTTLIAIIPLAIFATGDIQLFAVKMGFGILFGTYSSNLLAPAMLYWISNAQAKKKEKKAE is encoded by the coding sequence ATGCTTAAGAAAGATATTCCTGTTATCAAGCTTCGCTGGTACGCCTGGGCTTTGGCTGTAGTCCTCCTGCTCGCCGGAGGTATATCCTTCGCTGTGTTGGGTGGTTTTAACCTGGGTGTTGATTTTGAAAGTGGATTGAGCCAGAGAATTCAGATAGCTCCCATTGGATTGGAAGTTACCTATACTGGGAACAAGGATGCAGTCCTTGCTGTCTCTGGTTCTGGCCTTAATCTTGAAGTTCGCGGTGATGAAGGGGTTTCCAGTACAAACTTCAGTGCTTCCGAATATCCAACTGCACAGGATCTTGCAACTGTACTTGGTGCAGTACAGAACATCAATGTGGCAGTAGTTAACGGGTCATTGGAAACAGCTCAGATCCTCAGTGGGTATGGATTCCCTGCAACTCTCTCTGCTGAACCTACCAAGCTGAACTTCCAGACCAGTGGAAATACAAACATTGAAGATGTACGTTCTGCTTTGGATTCACTGGGTAATGTACGTGTACAGACCGTTGGAGTGGATGGAAGTCAGACATTCCAGGTCCGTCTCGGCATCAAGGATGGTGCAACTCAGGATTCCATGGAAACCGAAGTGAAGAATGCATTGAATGCTGCATTCGGTGCTGGTAATGTTGTGGTTCTCCAGAGTGATTACATTGGACCGAAGTTCAGTGCAACATTGCTCTCCAGCTCCATCCTCGCCATCGTGGTTGCAATGGCCTTGATCCTCCTCTATATCTGGGTCAGGTTCCGTTTTGCTTATGCAGTGTCATCCTTGATCGCACTTGTGCATGATATCTTGATGATGCTTACGGTAATTACGCTCTTCCGCTTTGAGTTCTCTGGTATCACTGTTGCAGCGCTGCTGACCATCATTGGTTACTCTCTGAACAATACAATCGTTATCTTCGATCGTATCCGTGAGAATGTGGCATTGGCACCAGATGCTTCGTTGAGTGTGAATATCGACCATAGTGTTACACAGTCATTGAGTAGAACGGTAATGAGTGCAGTCACCACCTTGATCGCTATCATCCCGCTCGCAATCTTTGCTACCGGTGACATCCAGCTCTTTGCAGTGAAGATGGGCTTTGGTATCCTCTTTGGAACCTACTCATCCAACCTGCTTGCTCCTGCGATGCTTTACTGGATCAGCAATGCTCAAGCAAAGAAAAAAGAGAAGAAAGCAGAGTAA
- the secD gene encoding protein translocase subunit SecD, translated as MKKRSRLVVVLVVVLLCGFFLYPTIAWYGFVPQDTKELATGSNVQIKEYSRGQASRDLRSLKELVAEDPQATLPSEFSYLKDYAKENYKAMKRSVPRNWTLEALFAGFYNEQDMFDSAESYYRTSLLDLKALGNKALQLGLDLEGGMSILLEADVASYEDKIGKTASSGEISEAIRQDIEILEKRIDQFGVSEPVIRLQGDDQILIEIPGAADPERVNSFLRGKGSLVFKIVDTTLTAELNAFYAENPSEVYTDTGALKQPDFLPAGKIATGYYVSDEYGIDELQSYVVVEDEIGLDGIHLESATTATDGITGRPVVNFQLDSLGGDIFYKLTSTHVGDTMAVVMDGKVKAMATINEGIRSNVQISGFDAEEAADLAIVLRTAALPIELIVSSQQAVGATLGEDAVSAGLKAIAVGLALVIILMFAYYHVSGLVANLALLLNLFFMISVLSAFNFTLTLTSVAGLILTLGMAVDTNVIIFERIKEERRLGKSDVAAIKAGFDKAFWTVMDANITTIIAALVLSQLGSSAVKGFANTLAIGIVSSVFTALFISHLIFDATVAQREGKKLHISWRKN; from the coding sequence ATGAAAAAACGGAGTCGTCTGGTGGTCGTTCTGGTGGTCGTCTTGTTGTGCGGGTTCTTCCTCTATCCCACGATTGCTTGGTATGGATTCGTACCGCAGGACACCAAGGAACTTGCAACAGGCTCAAATGTACAGATTAAGGAGTATTCCCGTGGACAGGCTTCACGCGATCTCCGCTCGCTCAAGGAGTTGGTCGCTGAGGACCCACAGGCAACCCTGCCTTCTGAGTTCTCCTATCTAAAGGATTACGCGAAGGAAAATTACAAAGCCATGAAGCGTTCAGTTCCCCGTAATTGGACTCTTGAAGCATTGTTTGCTGGGTTCTATAACGAACAGGATATGTTCGATTCAGCTGAGTCCTATTACCGCACGTCCTTGCTTGATCTGAAGGCTTTGGGAAACAAAGCACTGCAGCTTGGCTTAGACCTTGAAGGTGGTATGAGTATTCTCTTGGAGGCTGATGTTGCTTCCTATGAGGATAAGATTGGCAAGACTGCATCTTCGGGTGAGATTTCTGAGGCAATTCGCCAGGATATCGAAATTCTCGAGAAACGAATTGACCAGTTTGGTGTCAGTGAGCCTGTCATCCGTTTACAAGGTGATGACCAGATTCTCATTGAGATTCCAGGTGCTGCAGACCCAGAGCGTGTTAACTCCTTCCTCCGTGGTAAGGGTTCCCTCGTCTTCAAGATCGTAGACACCACCCTTACCGCTGAGTTGAATGCTTTCTACGCCGAGAATCCTTCTGAGGTTTATACCGATACTGGTGCACTGAAGCAGCCTGACTTCTTACCTGCTGGTAAGATTGCTACAGGTTACTATGTCAGTGACGAGTATGGTATCGATGAATTGCAAAGCTATGTAGTAGTAGAGGATGAGATCGGCCTTGATGGAATCCACCTTGAGAGTGCAACCACCGCAACCGATGGGATCACCGGTCGACCAGTGGTCAACTTCCAGTTGGACAGCCTTGGTGGCGATATCTTCTACAAGCTCACATCTACCCACGTTGGGGATACCATGGCAGTTGTGATGGATGGCAAGGTTAAAGCCATGGCCACCATCAATGAAGGGATCAGGAGCAACGTTCAGATTTCCGGGTTCGATGCTGAGGAAGCAGCTGACCTTGCAATTGTTCTGCGCACCGCTGCGCTTCCCATTGAGCTGATTGTCAGCAGCCAGCAGGCTGTTGGTGCCACCCTTGGTGAAGATGCTGTATCGGCTGGTTTGAAGGCCATTGCTGTTGGACTTGCTCTGGTAATCATTCTGATGTTCGCCTACTACCACGTCAGTGGCCTTGTGGCAAACCTCGCATTGTTGCTGAACTTGTTCTTCATGATCAGTGTTCTCTCTGCTTTCAATTTCACGTTGACCTTGACCAGTGTTGCCGGTCTTATCCTTACCTTGGGTATGGCTGTTGATACCAATGTCATCATCTTTGAGCGTATCAAGGAAGAGCGAAGGTTGGGCAAGAGTGATGTTGCCGCAATCAAGGCAGGATTTGATAAAGCATTCTGGACTGTCATGGATGCAAACATAACCACAATCATTGCAGCTCTGGTACTCTCCCAGCTTGGAAGTAGTGCAGTCAAGGGCTTTGCGAATACCCTTGCTATCGGTATTGTGAGCTCGGTATTTACTGCATTGTTTATTTCGCATCTTATCTTTGATGCGACCGTCGCCCAACGTGAGGGCAAGAAGCTACACATCAGCTGGAGGAAAAACTAA
- the yajC gene encoding preprotein translocase subunit YajC, which yields MLSLISAMAAPETAGAAGSTGSMMTTFVTFGLIIVIFYFLIIRPQKKRDKETKEMLASIKKGDKVVSIGGIHGTVVAVKETTVVVKVDDNTRMEFSRNAISSIVNRKGDGATASSKKKSKKEEQVSAPEKSVEAPVEEVPAEAEAEKKDK from the coding sequence ATGCTTTCATTGATTAGTGCTATGGCAGCCCCTGAAACGGCCGGCGCCGCAGGTTCAACCGGTTCGATGATGACGACCTTTGTTACGTTCGGTCTCATCATTGTTATCTTCTATTTCTTGATTATCCGTCCGCAAAAGAAGCGGGACAAGGAAACCAAGGAGATGCTCGCCTCTATTAAGAAGGGGGATAAGGTTGTCTCGATTGGTGGAATTCATGGAACCGTTGTTGCGGTGAAAGAGACTACCGTGGTGGTCAAGGTTGACGACAACACGCGTATGGAGTTCTCCAGAAATGCTATCAGCAGCATCGTAAACAGAAAGGGCGATGGTGCAACTGCTTCCAGCAAGAAGAAGAGCAAAAAAGAAGAGCAGGTATCTGCTCCTGAGAAGAGTGTTGAGGCTCCCGTTGAGGAAGTCCCTGCTGAAGCTGAAGCTGAGAAGAAAGACAAATAA
- the groL gene encoding chaperonin GroEL (60 kDa chaperone family; promotes refolding of misfolded polypeptides especially under stressful conditions; forms two stacked rings of heptamers to form a barrel-shaped 14mer; ends can be capped by GroES; misfolded proteins enter the barrel where they are refolded when GroES binds) yields the protein MAKQLQFNEEARKSLVAGVEKISRAVMATLGPKGRLVVLDKKFGAPTVTKDGVSVAREIELENPFENMGAQLLKEVATKTNDVAGDGTTTATVLAWSIIKEGMKSVAAGVNPMGIRRGIDKAVADAVAEIKKQAKMIKDKEEIAQVASISANNDRTIGDEIANAMEKVGLDGVITVEESKTIETTTDFVEGMQFDRGYLSAYFCNNRDTMTALLDDPFILIYDKKISNMKELLPVLEKVAQASKPLLIIAEDVDGEALATLVVNSVRGILNVVAVKAPGFGDRRKAMLEDIAILTGGEVISEELGLKLENADLSQLGRAKSIKVEKENTTIINGNGKQSDIKDRIAQIKAQIGDTTSDYDREKLQERLAKLAGGVAVLNVGAATEVELKEKKHRVEDALSATRAAIEEGVIPGGGVALIQAVQVMDKMDISKFTEDEQVGYKIVRRALEEPIRQIAQNAGLDGSLIADKCKHEKPGIGYDAESGKWVNMSESGIIDPVKVTRSALQNAASIASLILTTECVVTDIPEPASPASPGPEGMGGMM from the coding sequence ATGGCAAAACAATTGCAGTTCAATGAAGAGGCACGCAAGTCCCTAGTGGCTGGTGTTGAAAAGATCTCTCGCGCAGTAATGGCAACGCTTGGCCCGAAAGGTCGCCTGGTTGTTCTCGACAAGAAGTTCGGTGCTCCAACTGTCACGAAAGACGGTGTTTCCGTAGCACGCGAAATCGAGCTGGAGAACCCGTTTGAAAACATGGGGGCCCAGCTTCTCAAGGAAGTTGCAACCAAGACCAACGATGTTGCAGGTGATGGTACCACCACCGCTACCGTTCTTGCCTGGTCCATTATCAAGGAAGGCATGAAGAGTGTGGCCGCAGGTGTCAACCCAATGGGTATTCGCCGTGGTATCGACAAGGCTGTTGCTGACGCCGTTGCCGAGATCAAGAAACAGGCCAAGATGATCAAGGACAAGGAAGAGATTGCACAAGTCGCTTCCATCAGTGCAAACAATGATCGCACCATTGGTGATGAGATCGCCAATGCGATGGAGAAGGTTGGTCTGGACGGAGTAATAACCGTTGAAGAGTCCAAGACCATTGAGACCACCACTGATTTCGTGGAAGGAATGCAGTTCGATCGTGGCTATCTCTCTGCATATTTCTGCAATAACCGTGATACCATGACTGCTCTTCTTGATGATCCTTTCATCCTTATCTATGACAAGAAGATCAGCAACATGAAAGAGTTGCTTCCTGTGCTCGAGAAGGTCGCCCAGGCAAGCAAGCCTCTGCTTATCATCGCAGAGGATGTGGACGGTGAAGCTCTTGCAACATTGGTGGTAAACAGCGTTCGTGGCATCTTGAACGTCGTTGCAGTAAAGGCTCCTGGATTTGGTGATCGCCGTAAGGCAATGCTTGAGGATATCGCTATCCTTACCGGTGGCGAGGTAATCAGTGAAGAGCTTGGCCTGAAACTTGAGAATGCTGATCTTTCCCAACTTGGACGCGCAAAGAGCATCAAGGTTGAGAAGGAGAATACCACGATCATCAACGGGAATGGTAAGCAGAGCGACATCAAGGACCGTATTGCCCAGATCAAGGCACAGATTGGGGACACAACCAGCGATTATGATCGCGAGAAGCTCCAGGAACGTTTGGCTAAACTTGCCGGTGGCGTTGCAGTCCTGAATGTAGGTGCTGCTACCGAAGTTGAGCTGAAAGAGAAGAAGCACCGAGTTGAGGATGCTCTTTCCGCTACCCGCGCAGCAATCGAGGAAGGCGTCATCCCTGGTGGTGGTGTTGCACTCATCCAGGCTGTTCAGGTAATGGACAAGATGGATATCTCGAAGTTCACTGAAGATGAGCAGGTCGGATACAAGATTGTTCGTCGTGCACTTGAGGAGCCGATTCGCCAGATTGCCCAGAACGCTGGACTTGATGGTTCACTCATCGCTGACAAGTGCAAGCATGAAAAGCCGGGTATCGGTTATGATGCTGAGAGTGGCAAGTGGGTCAATATGTCCGAAAGCGGTATTATTGATCCGGTAAAGGTCACCAGAAGTGCATTGCAGAACGCTGCATCCATCGCTTCTTTGATTCTTACCACTGAATGTGTTGTAACAGATATTCCAGAACCCGCATCTCCTGCTTCTCCAGGGCCTGAGGGTATGGGCGGGATGATGTAA
- a CDS encoding DUF92 domain-containing protein: MSEYANLVPPSGSLASHFNTFFFALPPAFWLLVGIMAVVATASYFAKQLTPGGAVAAFLVGFGTTWILGFGALATLLLFFLSAGVLGKIAKRALVFDVMKIHKKGGRRDASQVYANGLMALVSALLYALNPSIPFLVMFGSSVGEAASDTFASEVGILSKTKPVSIITGRPMTPGLSGAVSPLGLASGLLGAILVALCVWGCFLPVTGKSALYVSVIALSSFFGCLLDSVLGATVQAHYYDEVSDRITEHAVVDGRILPLERGIRWVDNDVVNLLSNVASALFGMSLTLIIG; encoded by the coding sequence ATGAGTGAATACGCGAACCTGGTTCCCCCTAGTGGGTCACTGGCATCGCACTTCAATACCTTCTTCTTCGCACTCCCTCCTGCCTTCTGGTTGTTGGTGGGTATCATGGCCGTGGTGGCAACAGCAAGTTATTTTGCCAAACAACTCACCCCTGGTGGAGCTGTGGCTGCTTTCTTGGTTGGGTTTGGCACTACTTGGATTCTTGGTTTCGGTGCACTGGCAACCTTGTTGCTTTTCTTCCTTTCTGCTGGGGTATTGGGTAAGATTGCAAAGCGTGCGCTGGTCTTCGATGTGATGAAAATCCATAAGAAGGGTGGTAGGCGTGACGCTTCCCAGGTTTATGCCAATGGATTGATGGCATTGGTCAGTGCTCTGCTCTATGCCTTGAATCCTTCCATCCCCTTCCTGGTAATGTTTGGCTCTTCGGTAGGGGAGGCTGCAAGCGATACCTTCGCAAGTGAGGTCGGAATCCTCTCCAAAACCAAGCCAGTTTCCATCATTACTGGGCGACCTATGACTCCGGGCCTCAGCGGTGCGGTCAGTCCGCTGGGTCTTGCCAGTGGATTATTGGGAGCAATACTGGTTGCTCTTTGTGTCTGGGGGTGTTTCCTGCCTGTCACAGGTAAGAGTGCTCTCTATGTTTCAGTAATCGCATTAAGTTCCTTTTTTGGGTGTTTGCTCGATAGTGTACTAGGTGCTACTGTTCAGGCTCACTACTATGATGAGGTGAGTGACCGCATTACCGAGCATGCAGTAGTGGATGGAAGAATCCTTCCACTTGAGAGAGGGATCCGTTGGGTCGATAATGATGTGGTTAACCTACTGAGCAATGTGGCCTCAGCCCTGTTTGGCATGTCACTTACCCTGATAATTGGGTAA
- a CDS encoding RNA-binding protein: protein MAKKIYVGNMSYRTTEEELRDLFAQYGTVLSANIIIDRETRRPKGFAFVEMEEDASADAAISELDGKDFGGRNLRVNEAIAKPRPAHGSYRH from the coding sequence ATGGCAAAGAAAATTTATGTCGGAAACATGAGTTACCGGACAACCGAAGAAGAACTTCGGGACCTGTTCGCACAGTACGGTACTGTACTCAGTGCCAATATCATCATTGACCGCGAAACCCGACGCCCCAAAGGGTTCGCCTTCGTGGAAATGGAAGAGGATGCATCTGCCGATGCTGCGATTTCCGAGCTGGATGGCAAGGATTTCGGTGGGCGAAACCTTCGTGTGAATGAAGCAATCGCAAAACCCAGACCGGCACACGGCAGTTATCGCCACTAA
- a CDS encoding DUF1653 domain-containing protein, with protein MVIPQEIQKGWYRHFKGGLYQVVDTVIESESLTTMVLYRPKDSDYLWVRPYQMFISDITREGKTYKRFTFIGENLPD; from the coding sequence ATGGTAATCCCCCAGGAAATACAAAAGGGTTGGTATCGGCATTTCAAGGGTGGGCTGTACCAGGTGGTGGATACGGTCATAGAAAGTGAATCGCTTACCACCATGGTGCTCTACCGCCCTAAGGATAGCGATTACTTGTGGGTTCGTCCCTACCAGATGTTTATCTCTGATATTACACGTGAAGGAAAAACTTATAAACGATTCACGTTTATCGGCGAGAACCTGCCAGACTGA
- a CDS encoding DUF2207 domain-containing protein: MAKKTLLILFVLVLSLTALSAQDYQFDSYALEVDVRLDNSYAMQEHIVVDFSSPRHGIFREIPVLFGRQRVKLTNLEANVPIIKDSVSSGYATFRLGSEDRTVTGIQEYQIRYDYAIGDDRNDEYDEFYYNIVGVGWQAPIEHVSFTVNFPKPIDPSMVFLTGGVYGTTAQRGSFVVSADGKTITGEAEDLYPGEALTLRVQMEEGYYSDVRPFIDFTIPASIIALLVSLAASVHATLLFRRYGKEELFIPVVRFDPPEDLSPMQVGYLADGVVDNKDLTSMIFYWADQGCLTISELGKKEFTFTKIKEPDTIKAHEKHLFSALFACGDGTEVTLKQLEKSSFSKDLEKAKTEVRAYFKGERELKDGKAERKRIAAMLYGALSVVLIAISSTISYIGAETVVFLVVGFFSLGTFALVASRLDAIWETSSAFKKGFKFFLLGVSALFLFTFAFLFMNPVFGHGTIYSLVMAFFLVAFPGYLGFLAIVTGKRSAYAQKKLEEIVGYREFISKVEMDKLKMMIDSDPSLFYHVLSYAVVLGLEDVWAKKFAKIALAEPQWYVGNRPIRNALFYSALSHRMHTSVMEKAVYAQAKSGSRSPVRSSFGSGGFSGGGFGGGGGGAW, encoded by the coding sequence ATGGCAAAGAAAACACTCCTGATACTTTTTGTTCTTGTTCTAAGTCTTACCGCGTTGTCTGCACAGGACTATCAATTTGATTCGTATGCATTGGAAGTTGATGTGAGGTTGGACAATAGTTATGCAATGCAGGAACACATTGTTGTCGATTTCTCATCTCCCAGACATGGCATCTTCAGGGAAATTCCGGTTCTCTTTGGCCGACAGAGAGTCAAGCTTACCAATCTGGAAGCAAACGTGCCGATCATCAAGGATTCGGTATCCTCTGGATATGCCACATTCCGCCTCGGCTCTGAGGACAGGACAGTCACAGGTATTCAGGAGTACCAGATCAGGTATGACTACGCCATCGGCGATGACAGAAACGATGAATATGATGAGTTCTACTACAATATTGTAGGAGTAGGGTGGCAAGCTCCCATTGAGCATGTCTCTTTTACGGTGAACTTTCCCAAGCCTATTGATCCTTCCATGGTATTCCTCACCGGAGGGGTATATGGCACCACTGCACAGCGTGGGAGCTTCGTGGTCAGTGCTGATGGAAAGACCATAACAGGGGAGGCTGAGGACCTGTACCCAGGAGAAGCACTTACCCTGCGTGTGCAAATGGAGGAAGGGTACTATTCCGATGTACGCCCTTTTATTGATTTCACCATTCCCGCCTCAATCATTGCACTGCTGGTCTCCCTTGCTGCCTCCGTGCATGCCACGCTTCTCTTCCGCCGCTATGGCAAAGAGGAGCTCTTTATCCCGGTGGTTCGTTTCGACCCTCCCGAGGATCTCTCGCCCATGCAAGTGGGCTACTTGGCTGATGGGGTTGTGGATAACAAAGATCTTACCAGTATGATTTTCTATTGGGCTGACCAAGGTTGCCTGACCATCAGCGAACTCGGCAAGAAGGAGTTCACCTTCACCAAGATCAAGGAACCTGATACCATCAAGGCTCACGAGAAACACCTATTCTCTGCTTTGTTTGCCTGTGGTGATGGTACAGAAGTAACGCTCAAGCAGTTGGAGAAGAGCTCATTCAGTAAAGATCTTGAGAAGGCAAAGACTGAAGTACGTGCCTATTTCAAGGGAGAGCGGGAACTCAAGGATGGCAAGGCTGAAAGAAAGCGTATTGCAGCCATGCTTTATGGCGCTCTTTCCGTGGTGTTGATAGCAATTTCCTCTACCATTTCCTATATTGGTGCTGAAACGGTGGTGTTCTTGGTTGTTGGGTTCTTCAGCCTTGGCACGTTTGCTTTGGTTGCCAGTCGACTGGATGCCATCTGGGAGACTTCTTCCGCTTTCAAGAAGGGATTCAAGTTTTTCCTCTTGGGTGTTTCGGCACTCTTCCTCTTCACTTTCGCCTTTCTATTCATGAACCCAGTATTCGGACATGGAACAATTTACTCGCTTGTCATGGCGTTTTTCCTCGTGGCCTTTCCTGGGTATCTTGGCTTCCTTGCCATTGTAACGGGAAAACGTAGTGCATATGCACAGAAGAAGCTTGAGGAGATTGTGGGATATCGAGAATTCATCAGCAAGGTGGAAATGGACAAGCTGAAAATGATGATCGACAGTGATCCTTCACTGTTCTACCACGTACTCAGCTATGCCGTCGTACTTGGGCTGGAAGATGTCTGGGCAAAGAAGTTCGCGAAAATTGCGCTTGCAGAACCCCAGTGGTATGTTGGGAACCGACCGATCAGAAATGCATTGTTCTATAGTGCGCTGAGCCATAGGATGCATACCAGCGTTATGGAAAAAGCAGTATATGCCCAGGCAAAGAGTGGCTCCAGGTCCCCTGTACGATCCTCATTTGGATCGGGTGGATTCTCCGGTGGAGGTTTTGGCGGCGGAGGCGGTGGGGCATGGTAA
- a CDS encoding LemA family protein, with translation MIIVYILIVLVLLLALYGISVYNRYVRLRNQAEEAESAIDAHLKQRYDLVPNLVETVKGYAKHEEETFTKVIEARNMAMNASGMVDKNEANNAFSSTLKSLFALSEAYPDLKANQGFLDLQAQLQKIEEQLLSARKYYNAIIKQLNTICEVFPSSIIASMAHFSKKPYLEIEEEARSRVEVKF, from the coding sequence ATGATAATTGTCTATATCTTGATTGTATTGGTGCTTCTGCTTGCCCTCTATGGGATTAGTGTCTATAACCGGTATGTCCGGCTTCGCAACCAGGCTGAAGAGGCAGAATCAGCAATTGATGCTCATCTGAAACAACGCTATGACTTGGTTCCCAACCTTGTGGAGACGGTTAAGGGGTACGCAAAGCATGAGGAAGAGACCTTTACTAAGGTTATTGAGGCCAGGAATATGGCGATGAATGCATCAGGGATGGTAGACAAGAATGAGGCAAATAATGCCTTCAGTTCCACCCTTAAATCACTGTTTGCACTCAGTGAGGCATATCCAGATCTGAAGGCTAACCAAGGCTTCCTGGATCTCCAAGCCCAGTTGCAGAAGATTGAAGAGCAGTTGTTGAGTGCCCGTAAGTATTACAATGCAATTATCAAGCAATTGAATACCATCTGCGAGGTATTTCCTTCTTCAATCATCGCCTCGATGGCCCATTTCTCCAAGAAACCCTATCTGGAAATCGAGGAGGAGGCCCGTTCTCGTGTAGAGGTGAAGTTTTAA
- a CDS encoding ArgR family transcriptional regulator, which translates to MRERHNRLAVVKELIKNNRIDNQDTLLEMLKTEGYTVTQATLSRDLKMLKVGKISDGWSGYYYSLPENDLISESEKSYIQDVRRGILSIEFSGNFGVIKTRPGHANSVGIALDVLAIPEILGTLAGDDTIFVILREGMTKEDLQESFKTRIPDIEE; encoded by the coding sequence ATGAGGGAACGACACAACCGGTTGGCGGTCGTCAAGGAACTTATCAAGAACAATAGGATCGACAACCAGGATACGCTGCTGGAGATGCTGAAAACCGAGGGATATACAGTCACACAGGCCACACTATCCCGCGACTTGAAGATGCTCAAAGTCGGAAAAATTTCCGATGGTTGGTCCGGCTACTACTACAGCTTGCCGGAAAACGACCTGATCAGTGAATCAGAGAAAAGCTACATCCAAGATGTACGAAGAGGAATCCTGTCTATTGAATTTTCAGGAAACTTCGGCGTTATCAAGACCAGACCGGGACATGCCAATTCGGTCGGTATTGCCTTGGACGTGTTGGCAATCCCTGAGATCCTTGGAACCTTGGCCGGTGATGACACCATATTTGTCATCCTCCGAGAGGGAATGACCAAGGAAGATCTGCAAGAGAGCTTCAAGACACGCATCCCCGACATAGAAGAGTAA